A window of the Spirochaetae bacterium HGW-Spirochaetae-1 genome harbors these coding sequences:
- a CDS encoding sodium:phosphate symporter — MNYEIISGMIFQLIGGLALFLIGMNNMSNGMQAVAGDGLRKIISTVTNNRFRGLAVGLIVTSIIQSSSITTVLVVGFVNAGVMTLTQSIGVILGADIGTTITGWILVLDIGRYGLPLLGIAGFFYLFSSKEKVRYIALMVMGIGMVFFGLELMKNGFKPLREIPEFLRLFTLFSPDNGGSLVLCALAGAVVTAIIQSSSASVGIAMGMAATGVIDFQTSVALVLGMNIGTTITAFLASLGAGANAKRAAYAHILIKVVGVLWVLPLFSLFVRLIPWIIGADPNTILVENGVTTYPVVIKGIATAHTVFNIANVILFLPFTRLLSSSLKKIISDDPSATVHRLTKLDVRLLDSPMLVIEQSRKEILNMGDKIRTMFTDLREVYSHPEPDQEIVKRIFQMEDELDIMQKEIATFLVDTVSREISHRNTIEAQAHLRIADEYESVSDYITNILKLHLKLSDAGINLTETKRIEIGRLHDDVAAYFETINTSLYRRQSVDLPKVYSQGSAITHQFKKLRNNHLQRLSEKKMEPLLSVSYINMLNSYRTIREYIQNVAEVMAEKN; from the coding sequence GTGAATTACGAAATAATATCAGGCATGATCTTCCAGCTGATCGGCGGGTTAGCCCTCTTTCTCATCGGCATGAACAACATGTCAAACGGCATGCAGGCCGTAGCGGGTGACGGCCTCAGGAAAATAATCAGTACCGTCACCAATAACAGGTTTAGGGGACTGGCCGTGGGACTGATCGTAACGTCCATAATACAGTCCAGTTCAATCACCACGGTTTTGGTTGTAGGATTTGTCAACGCCGGGGTCATGACCCTCACGCAGTCCATCGGCGTGATCCTCGGCGCCGATATAGGCACAACCATTACGGGATGGATACTTGTACTGGACATCGGCAGATACGGACTGCCGCTTCTGGGTATCGCCGGCTTCTTCTACCTCTTTTCCTCAAAGGAAAAGGTGCGATACATAGCCCTCATGGTAATGGGGATCGGCATGGTCTTTTTCGGCCTGGAGCTCATGAAAAACGGATTCAAGCCCCTCAGGGAAATTCCTGAGTTTCTCCGTCTCTTTACGCTCTTCTCTCCGGATAATGGCGGGAGTCTGGTGCTCTGTGCCCTGGCCGGGGCCGTGGTCACCGCCATAATACAGTCATCGTCGGCATCCGTCGGTATTGCCATGGGCATGGCCGCGACAGGAGTGATCGATTTCCAGACATCGGTCGCACTCGTCCTGGGAATGAATATAGGTACGACAATCACGGCATTTCTCGCGTCACTGGGCGCGGGAGCGAACGCGAAGAGGGCGGCATATGCCCATATCCTGATAAAGGTAGTCGGGGTACTATGGGTACTGCCCCTGTTCAGCCTGTTCGTCAGACTGATCCCATGGATAATAGGCGCGGACCCGAACACGATACTGGTGGAAAACGGCGTAACGACCTATCCTGTCGTGATAAAAGGAATCGCTACGGCGCATACCGTATTCAATATTGCCAATGTAATCCTGTTTCTGCCTTTTACCCGGCTGTTGTCATCATCCCTGAAAAAAATCATATCAGACGATCCGTCGGCAACGGTCCACAGGCTGACAAAACTCGACGTGAGGCTCCTTGACAGCCCCATGCTGGTAATCGAACAGTCGCGAAAGGAAATCCTCAACATGGGAGATAAGATCAGGACAATGTTTACTGATCTCCGGGAGGTATACTCCCATCCCGAACCGGACCAGGAGATTGTAAAAAGAATATTCCAGATGGAAGATGAGCTGGATATAATGCAGAAAGAAATCGCCACCTTCCTGGTGGATACCGTGTCCCGGGAGATTTCTCACCGGAACACCATAGAGGCCCAGGCGCATCTTCGAATCGCCGATGAATATGAATCGGTGAGCGATTATATCACCAATATCCTCAAGCTGCACCTCAAGCTCAGTGACGCCGGTATTAATTTGACGGAAACGAAAAGAATCGAGATCGGCAGGCTTCACGATGATGTTGCTGCGTATTTTGAAACGATCAACACCTCCCTGTACAGAAGGCAGTCCGTTGATCTGCCGAAGGTATACAGCCAGGGCAGTGCCATAACCCATCAGTTCAAGAAACTGAGAAACAACCATCTCCAGAGACTGTCGGAAAAGAAAATGGAACCTCTGCTCAGTGTCAGTTATATCAATATGCTCAATTCCTACAGGACCATCAGGGAGTACATTCAAAACGTGGCCGAGGTAATGGCTGAAAAGAATTAA
- a CDS encoding transcriptional regulator, with product MKIRKDITCPLELTHDIIKGKWKPIIIWNLKQNKSLSVLEKSINGISQKMLLEHLKELIEFKIVDKISFEGYPLKVEYYLTERGKELLDAIVILQKIGSNIQEELKTTH from the coding sequence ATGAAAATAAGAAAAGATATCACATGCCCGCTGGAATTAACACATGATATAATCAAAGGCAAATGGAAGCCCATAATCATATGGAATTTAAAACAAAATAAATCATTATCGGTGCTGGAAAAGAGCATTAACGGGATAAGTCAAAAAATGCTGCTGGAACATTTAAAGGAGTTAATCGAATTTAAAATTGTTGATAAGATATCATTTGAAGGCTACCCTCTCAAGGTTGAATATTACTTAACCGAAAGAGGCAAAGAGCTGCTTGATGCCATAGTAATTTTACAAAAAATCGGATCGAATATACAGGAAGAATTGAAAACTACACATTGA
- a CDS encoding dehydrogenase, which yields MKENIDYTIQSFPSSRIFTSDVGRIGLSKHHVKALIEVDVTEARKKIKVKRTESGDNISFTSWILKCISHAMTEHKQVHALKKGKNKLIIFNDIDLSIIVEKEVEGVLVPLPLVIREVNKKSLNDIYSEIENAKMKIIENENNYVIEHNRKKEGINIFLLLPQYIRLIIWKILLHNPYRVKKMMGTAAVTSIGMIGKIDGWIIPYSIHPVCFALGSIIKKPGVINNSIEIREYLKMTILIDHDVIDGAPAARFVSHLTDCIENSYAL from the coding sequence ATGAAAGAAAACATCGATTACACCATACAATCTTTTCCATCGAGCAGAATTTTCACTTCAGATGTAGGCAGGATTGGATTATCGAAACATCACGTTAAAGCGTTGATTGAAGTAGATGTCACTGAAGCGAGAAAAAAAATAAAAGTCAAACGAACAGAATCCGGAGATAACATTTCTTTTACATCATGGATATTAAAATGCATCAGTCATGCGATGACTGAGCATAAACAGGTTCATGCTTTAAAAAAGGGAAAAAATAAATTGATCATTTTTAATGATATTGATTTGTCAATAATCGTTGAAAAAGAAGTTGAAGGCGTTCTTGTTCCCTTGCCTCTTGTTATAAGAGAAGTAAACAAAAAAAGTCTGAATGATATTTATAGTGAAATTGAAAATGCGAAAATGAAAATAATTGAAAACGAAAATAATTACGTCATTGAACACAATCGCAAAAAAGAAGGCATAAACATATTTTTACTATTGCCGCAGTATATTCGCTTAATTATTTGGAAAATATTACTGCATAATCCGTATCGAGTAAAGAAAATGATGGGAACAGCCGCTGTCACATCGATTGGAATGATTGGCAAAATAGATGGATGGATAATTCCATACAGCATTCATCCCGTATGCTTTGCCCTGGGTTCAATAATCAAAAAACCCGGTGTTATAAATAATTCAATTGAAATCCGTGAATATTTAAAAATGACAATTTTAATAGATCACGATGTAATTGACGGCGCACCAGCTGCCCGGTTTGTATCTCATCTGACAGATTGTATTGAGAATAGTTATGCATTGTGA
- a CDS encoding pyridoxamine 5'-phosphate oxidase, whose product MSMSKETIEKMIDGIGVSLISSVDESGFPNTKAMLPPRKRNGISEFYFTTNTSSMRVNQYKLNNKACIYFFDKRFFRGVMLIGTMEVLNDQKTKDMIWQDGDTMYYPQGVTDPDYCVLKFSAKRMRIYQNFKSENIDIA is encoded by the coding sequence ATGTCAATGTCAAAAGAAACAATAGAAAAAATGATCGATGGAATCGGTGTATCTCTTATCAGTTCGGTCGATGAATCAGGTTTTCCAAATACCAAAGCCATGCTGCCGCCCAGAAAAAGGAATGGTATTTCTGAATTTTATTTTACAACAAATACATCATCGATGAGAGTTAACCAATATAAACTGAACAATAAGGCCTGTATTTATTTTTTTGACAAACGGTTCTTTCGTGGTGTAATGCTGATCGGCACAATGGAAGTATTGAATGACCAAAAAACAAAAGACATGATCTGGCAGGATGGCGATACGATGTACTATCCGCAGGGAGTTACCGATCCCGACTATTGCGTCTTAAAATTTTCAGCGAAACGGATGAGAATATATCAGAATTTTAAATCAGAGAATATCGATATCGCGTAA